The Candidatus Tumulicola sp. genomic sequence ATGTCTCAGCGCTTTCCTTGCGATCCCACAGGCTGATGGAAACCATTTCGGTTCCGCTCGGACCGGCGAATGTGATGTCATCCTGGAAACCCTTTTCCTTGCGCAGCAGCGGAAGGATTTGCTTCTCGAACGTCTCGTTGAACTCGTTGACGCGGTTGGGCTTCAGGTTGATCTTGACAATGCGAGCAAACATTTAGACTCCTTAACGATAGTTGGACAACAGTCGATATCACGGGTGTTCACCAAAAACAAACTGCCCGACAGTGATGCGCCTTTGCGGCGGTACCGGGGGCAGTGATTCGGAAATGCCTAGAGTCGCTGTGTAGTGACATTGTATCACACTTTCATGCCTCGTGCCGTCCCATACGGTGACGATTCCCAGAATTGCCTCGCGGCGAAGGTGGGTAGAAGAGAAGAAGAATCAACCTAATCGCCGCTTTGAGGAGAACCATGAGGACTATCTATCGAGCCATCACACTCGCCGCGATCGCCGTCGGCGTCGCACTGCCTTTGGTTGCATCCGCCGCTCAGGTCGTCGTCCTGAGGCCCGGCAACATGATCACCGCCAGCATGAATCAAACCATTGATTCCGGCAGCGCCAACAAGGGAGACAAATTCACCCTAACGGTGCTGTCGCCATATCCCAATAGCGGCGGCTCGTCCTTCGCGAACGCGCAGCTGGACGGACACATCACCAATGTCGTGCGCGCCGGCCAGGGACGCAATGCCGCGCTGGAATTCGCCCTCGATCGAATCCACTTGGCCAATGGACAGCAAGGCGCCGTCTCGACATTGCTCCAGACTCAAGCGACCCAGCGCCATAACAACACGAGCAACGTCGCATTGACCGCGGTCGGCGGCATGATCGTCGGAAACATCATCGGGAAGACCCTGTTCCATTCGAACTTGGGCGGCGCGGCCGGACTCGTCGGCGGCGCTCTCTACGCGTACAACATGCGCACGAATGTATCGATGCGCAAGGGATCCGTCCTGGTGTCGGAAGTGGTTCAACACGTAGCGGTACTCCGCTAAACACCACTCTGCATAGCAAAGCTCCGCGTTCTCTAGAACCGCGGAGCTGAGCTGTTCCCAAAAACGATCCCGTAACAGGGCGAGGTCGGTCAGGCCGCCAACTCCCGCGCGTGCTCTTCACGGAGGGAGGAATATGATGAAGTATATGGCGCGTGCGCTGTCGCTATTCGCGATCGGCGCGATCATCGCGCTTTCCTCGCTGCGGCCGGTCGCGGCCCAAACCAAAGATCCCAGCAGCGCGATGATGGCGCCCGTCTATGCAGCTGTGATCGGCGAAACGGGCGCGGTCGAGATGTTGACGAACGCGTACACATCTGACCCTATTATCGTCGACGAGTTCGCACCCTATGAATGGAGCGGCCCGAACGCGGTCCGCCAGTACGCGTCGGATCTACGCGCCTGGTTGCGCGCCGGCGGTCTCAAGAGCGTGCATGTCACGTTCGATGCGGTCCGCTTCTGGGACGCCAAGGGCGATCGCGCGTGGATAACGGTGCCGGCGACGTTTTCCTTTACGATAAACGGTAAGCTGGGCAGCGAGAGCGGCACGTTTGCGATTGTGCTTGTCAGGATCAACGGCGCCTGGAAGGTCAAGTCGTCCTCGTGGACCACCACGTCCTTCGCCTCGGAGCGGTAGCGCTGACCACGCCATGAAGCTCGCGCTCGAAATACTTCTGTCGATCTTCCTGCACCCGATTGCCATGATCCTGATGTGGATCAACTTGATCGCACGCAAGGAGATGGCCACTTTCAAGAAGGCCGTCTGGTTTGTCGTCAGCATCATCTGGGGGCTTGGACCGATTCTGTACATTTTGGTCGCCGAGGGCGCGCTGTGGTGAGGAGACTTCTGAGGATCAGCACTTGTGCGTTATCATCTTGAGCGCGCCTGGATCGGTCTTGCGGCCCTCGTAGTCACCGCGGTCAGTGTGTTAGGTAACGCGCCCGCGCCATCACCGCCCTGCTTACATACGGGAACGACACCCACAGCGCAGCCGCAGACACAGGCGATCATTGATCAGCTGCACATAAGGTATCCGTTTAGAGCGCTTGTCCTTCCCGGCCCCCAGGGCGTGCAATTTGGAATTCGGGTTGATGGCGAGCCCGGAGCACAGATCGAACTTCATCCGAACCGTGCTCATCTCACGTTGGAAGATAACGCGGGCCACGCTGTCGCCGGCGGTGAGAGATTCCGTTTTGACTCGTGCATCACGTCTCCGTATGGTCCCTACCCGCAACCCCCACTCCCCAGGTCCTGGAGCGGATTCATTCTGGATCCAACTCGTCTTGTCGCAGGCATGTATCGCATCGCAGCAACCTACGATGCTGGTTTCGTGACTAGAGAGAATGGCCAAGCACTCATCATGGATCAGCGTTACGGCTATAACCGACTTGCAGTCTACGTACCGCCTGCGCCGGATCGGAAACCGGAACTCGTACAGGGTCAACAATTCATCGCGCTTCCGGCGTTCCGCAGCGGTCTGCGAGCGGCTCCCTTTATCGACACTAGTGGTGTTCACATCCAGGCGGGAAGCGTGCTCGGGCGAATCGTGACTCTCGAGCAGATCAACCGTGAGAGCATGCAGTTCCATGTGGAGGGCATCGATGCGCCGCTGTACCTTGCCCGCGACGCGGATGCGCTAAGCATACCCGGCCTTTACCCGCTCGTTGACGACAACTCGGTGAGACAGCTGCGGGTCAAATATCTGGGTCAACAAGTCTGGGCCTATGGCGGCCCGTACGTGAGCGGAGTCAATTCGGGGGGTTCGGCGGGAACGGGCGACGCTCTGACGATCACCGGGCTATATCGCGCGCGCGGATACGCGCCCGAGCTTGCGATCGGATCGCCGGGTAGCTGGGCAGCGTCGGGCTTGGATCGGGCCTCCGGTTTTGTCGCTCTCGATCCGATCGTTATCAGGTTTCAGACTCCTGCGGCTTTGACGATGCAAGGTGGGTTTGTGCAGTCGGTCCCCGACACCGCCGTACTGTACTGGGTTCTTTCAGACGCGTGGGACTTCGAACGATCATTTAGCCTAGTCCCCATTTCGCGTGCGCACCCGGACTGGTCCCGGGCCACCATAGATGCCATTGAAAGCCGACACGTCGAGATCGGAATGAGCAAAGACATGATCGCGTGGATGTTCGGGTACCCTTCCGTCTACGGCACAATCGGGCAGGTACAAAAGCTCGATATGTGGCGCTATGATGAGGTGGCGCCCTTCAGGTACACGGTTTTCTTCCGTAAAGGTACTGTCGTGAAGTACGACGCACCCGGCAGGCTTCCGTAGGCGCAGAACCTAGTTCAGAGTGGAGGACCGTATGGCCAAGATGCGCGCGCTTCAGGTCGCACAACCCGGTGGACCTTTTGAATTGGTGGAGCGCGATGTTCCGCAGCCGAACGTCGGGCAAGTGCGAATCAAGGTCCAAGCCTGCGGGATCTGTCATAGCGACTCGCTCACCAAGGAGGGCCACTGGCCGGGCATTCAGTATCCGCGGGTTCCCGGACATGAGATCGCAGGCATCATCGATGCCATAGGCCCGGGCGTCATCGGGTGGAGCGCAGGCCAACGCGTCGGGGTTGGGTGGCACGGCGGTCACTGCGGCCATTGTGATTCTTGCCGGCGCGGTGACTTTGTCACCTGCCAAGTGGCCGCCCAAGTGCCGGGCATTTCTTACGATGGCGGCTACGCGGATCACGTCATAGCTCCAGCCGGTGCGCTCGCACTCATTCCTGACGAGCTTACCCCCGCAGAGGCGGCGCCGCTCATGTGCGCCGGCGTCACCACGTACAACTCATTGCGGAACAGCGGCGCACGCGCAGGCGATGTGGTCGCGATTCTCGGCGTTGGCGGACTCGGCCATTTAGGCATACAGTTCGCCGCCAACATGGGCTTTCACACCGTCGCTATCGCTCGGGGCCCAGATAAGGAGCCCTTGGCCAAGAAACTGGGCGCTCAGCTTTACATCGATAGCCAGGCACGCGACGTTGCGGCCGAACTGCGCAAACTCGGCGGTGCGAAAGTCATCCTGGCGACCGTCACCAGTGGGAAGGCCATGACGGCAGTGCTGGGTGGTCTAGGGATCAATGGAAAGCTTATCATCGTCGGTGCCGCACCCGATCCGCTTGAAATACCCCCACTCTTATTGATCGGAGGACGTCGCGCGATCGCGGGCTGGCCATCCGGATCGTCAATAGACTCGCAGGATACAATGGCTTTCAGCGTGCTGAAGGGCATTCGGTCCATGAACGAGGTGTTTCCGCTAGAACGCGCGGCGGAAGCGTACGATCGCATGATGAGCGGTAAGGCACGCTTCCGCGTCGTACTCACAACGAAGAACTAGGAAGGCATCAATGCTGGCGTGAGTCGGTGCCGGATTGGGTAGAATCAAGGCACAAGGAGAAATCTCATGGCATTGTCATTCGTTCGCTCCCGCAGCGTGTACAAGGCATTTCTCGTATTAGCCTTGGTTTTCTCGATGCTCGCCGGGACGATGTCGCAGACGCGAGCCGATAGCGCCGCGGTCACGCGTAACCTCATTCTTGGCGCGGCCGCCGTGGCGGCAGGCATCATCATTTACAACAACTACCAACACAAAGTGGCGCAAGCCAATACGGTCGTCGGCTACACGCGCGACGGCGGCGTCATCTACGGTGACGGCCGCGTCGTGTACCCCAACAGCGGGAACGTCACCACATACTTGAGCAATAATGGGTCGCAACCGTGTACGTTCAACGGCTATGGCACGCGCTGCGCGCCAACGCATCTGACCGCGTATTTCCCGCAAGGCTACCGACCCGCGTGCTGGCCGCCAGGTCATTGCAAGCAATATTGGAAGCAACATCAGGGCAAGGGCAACCAAGGTCACGGCAAGCAGGACAAAGGCAACCAAGGCAACGGCAACGGGGGCCACGGTAACTAGACGCACGTCCGCGTAGATCCGTAGTTAAAGAGACTCCTACTAAACCGGGGTCTCTTTGCTGCTACCCGCCAGCCAGGATCGGCACGACGTTCCAACGGGATGCTGTACCTCGCCCACATGGGCGATGGCGCACTCATAGCCTTCGACACTTCAAGGCGCAAGGTCGTCGCCACCACGGGTCCGGGGTAGAAGAGAAGCGTCGCGGCTGCTAAAAGAACCAGCATGGACGCCCGCTTACTGTGCGCGTGGCGCCGCCACCTTGAGCACAGCGAAGTAGGCTAAAGGTCAGGGGCCAGCGTTTCTTGAGTCGCTACCGAAA encodes the following:
- a CDS encoding nuclear transport factor 2 family protein — protein: MMKYMARALSLFAIGAIIALSSLRPVAAQTKDPSSAMMAPVYAAVIGETGAVEMLTNAYTSDPIIVDEFAPYEWSGPNAVRQYASDLRAWLRAGGLKSVHVTFDAVRFWDAKGDRAWITVPATFSFTINGKLGSESGTFAIVLVRINGAWKVKSSSWTTTSFASER
- a CDS encoding alcohol dehydrogenase, with protein sequence MAKMRALQVAQPGGPFELVERDVPQPNVGQVRIKVQACGICHSDSLTKEGHWPGIQYPRVPGHEIAGIIDAIGPGVIGWSAGQRVGVGWHGGHCGHCDSCRRGDFVTCQVAAQVPGISYDGGYADHVIAPAGALALIPDELTPAEAAPLMCAGVTTYNSLRNSGARAGDVVAILGVGGLGHLGIQFAANMGFHTVAIARGPDKEPLAKKLGAQLYIDSQARDVAAELRKLGGAKVILATVTSGKAMTAVLGGLGINGKLIIVGAAPDPLEIPPLLLIGGRRAIAGWPSGSSIDSQDTMAFSVLKGIRSMNEVFPLERAAEAYDRMMSGKARFRVVLTTKN